A genomic window from Camelus ferus isolate YT-003-E chromosome X, BCGSAC_Cfer_1.0, whole genome shotgun sequence includes:
- the SLC6A8 gene encoding sodium- and chloride-dependent creatine transporter 1 isoform X1 has translation MAKKSAENGIYSVSGDEKKGPLIAPGPDGAPAKGDGPAGPGAPGGRLAVPPRETWTRQMDFIMSCVGFAVGLGNVWRFPYLCYKNGGGVFLIPYVLIALIGGIPIFFLEISLGQFMKAGSINVWNICPLFKGLGYASMVIVFYCNTYYIMVLAWGFYYLVKSFTTTLPWATCGHTWNTPDCVEIFRHEDCANASLANLTCDQLADRRSPVIEFWENKVLRLSGGLEVPGALNWEVTLCLLACWVLVYFCVWKGVKSTGKIVYFTATFPYVVLVVLLVRGVLLPGALDGIVYYLKPDWSKLASPQVWIDAGTQIFFSYAIGLGALTALGSYNRFNNNCYKDAIILALINSGTSFFAGFVVFSILGFMATEQGVHISKVAESGPGLAFIAYPRAVTLMPVAPLWAALFFFMLLLLGLDSQFVGVEGFITGLLDLLPASYYFRFQREISVALCCTLCFVIDLSMVTDVSGGGLRDARAPCCRLPPLLTGLRPQGGMYVFQLFDYYSASGTTLLWQAFWECVVVAWVYGADRFMDDVACMIGYRPCPWMKWCWSFFTPLVCMGIFIFNVVYYEPLVYNNTYVYPWWGEAVGWGFALSSMLCVPLHLLGCLLRAKGTVAERWQHLTQPVWGLHHLEYRAQDSDVRGLTTLTPVSESSKVVVVESVM, from the exons ATGGCGAAGAAGAGCGCCGAGAACGGCATCTACAGCGTGTCCGGCGACGAGAAGAAGGGCCCCCTGATCGCGCCCGGGCCCGACGGGGCCCCGGCCAAGGGCGACGGCCCCGCGGGCCCGGGGGCGCCTGGCGGCCGCCTGGCCGTGCCGCCGCGCGAGACCTGGACGCGCCAGATGGACTTCATCATGTCGTGCGTGGGCTTCGCCGTGGGCCTTGGCAACGTGTGGCGCTTCCCCTACCTGTGCTACAAGAACGGCGGAG GTGTGTTCCTTATTCCCTACGTCCTGATCGCCCTGATCGGAGGAATCCCCATTTTCTTCTTGGAGATATCACTGGGCCAGTTCATGAAAGCCGGCAGCATCAATGTCTGGAACATCTGCCCCCTGTTCAAAG GCCTGGGCTACGCCTCCATGGTTATCGTCTTCTACTGCAACACCTACTACATCATGGTGCTGGCCTGGGGCTTCTACTACCTGGTGAAGTCCTTCACCACCACGCTGCCCTGGGCCACGTGTGGCCATACCTGGAACACTCCTGACTGTGTGGAGATCTTCCGCCACGAAGACTGTGCCAATGCCAGCCTGGCCAACCTCACATGTGACCAGCTTGCTGACCGCCGGTCCCCTGTCATCGAGTTCTGGGA gaacAAAGTCTTGCGGCTCTCTGGGGGGCTGGAGGTGCCAGGGGCCCTCAACTGGGAGGTGACCCTGTGTCTGCTGGCCTGCTGGGTGCTGGTCTACTTCTGTGTCTGGAAGGGGGTCAAGTCAACAGGAAAG ATCGTGTACTTCACGGCTACATTCCCCTATGTGGTCCTCGTTGTGCTGCTGGTGCGTGGAGTGCTGCTGCCTGGTGCCTTGGACGGCATCGTCTACTATCTCAAGCCTGACTGGTCGAAGCTGGCGTCCCCTCAG GTATGGATCGATGCCGGGacccagattttcttttcttacgCCATCGGCCTGGGGGCCCTCACGGCCCTGGGGAGCTACAATCGCTTCAACAACAACTGCTACAA ggacGCCATCATCCTTGCGCTCATCAACAGCGGGACCAGCTTCTTCGCTGGCTTTGTGGTCTTCTCCATCCTGGGCTTCATGGCCACAGAGCAGGGCGTGCACATCTCCAAGGTGGCAGAGTCAG ggcctggcctggccttcaTCGCCTATCCCCGGGCTGTCACGCTGATGCCTGTGGCCCCGCTCTGGGCTGCCCTGTTCTTCTTCATGCTGCTGCTTCTCGGCCTCGACAGCCAG TTTGTAGGTGTGGAAGGCTTCATCACCGGCCTGCTGGACCTCCTGCCGGCCTCCTACTACTTCCGTTTCCAAAGGGAGATCTCCGTGGCCCTCTGCTGTACCCTCTGCTTTGTCATCGACCTCTCCATGGTGACCGATGTGAGTGGGGGTGGGCTGAGGGATGCCCGGGCCCCCTGCTGCCGGCTGCCACCTCTCCTGACCGGGCTCCGTCCACAGGGCGGGATGTATGTCTTCCAGCTGTTTGACTACTACTCAGCCAGTGGCACGACCTTGCTCTGGCAGGCCTTCTGGGAGTGCGTGGTGGTGGCCTGGGTGTATG GAGCTGACCGCTTCATGGACGATGTGGCCTGCATGATCGGGTACCGACCTTGCCCCTGGATGAAATGGTGCTGGTCTTTCTTCACCCCGCTGGTGTGCATG GGCATCTTCATCTTCAACGTGGTGTACTACGAGCCGCTGGTCTACAACAACACCTACGTGTACCCGTGGTGGGGCGAGGCCGTGGGCTGGGGCTTCGCGCTCTCCTCCATGCTGTGTGTGCCCCTTCACCTCCTAGGCTGCCTCCTCAGGGCCAAGGGGACCGTGGCTGAG CGCTGGCAGCACCTGACGCAGCCTGTCTGGGGCCTCCACCACTTGGAGTATAGAGCTCAGGACTCGGATGTCAGGGGCCTGACCACCCTGACCCCAGTGTCTGAGAGCagcaaggtggtggtggtggagagcgTCATGTGA
- the SLC6A8 gene encoding sodium- and chloride-dependent creatine transporter 1 isoform X2, with translation MAKKSAENGIYSVSGDEKKGPLIAPGPDGAPAKGDGPAGPGAPGGRLAVPPRETWTRQMDFIMSCVGFAVGLGNVWRFPYLCYKNGGGVFLIPYVLIALIGGIPIFFLEISLGQFMKAGSINVWNICPLFKGLGYASMVIVFYCNTYYIMVLAWGFYYLVKSFTTTLPWATCGHTWNTPDCVEIFRHEDCANASLANLTCDQLADRRSPVIEFWENKVLRLSGGLEVPGALNWEVTLCLLACWVLVYFCVWKGVKSTGKIVYFTATFPYVVLVVLLVRGVLLPGALDGIVYYLKPDWSKLASPQVWIDAGTQIFFSYAIGLGALTALGSYNRFNNNCYKDAIILALINSGTSFFAGFVVFSILGFMATEQGVHISKVAESGPGLAFIAYPRAVTLMPVAPLWAALFFFMLLLLGLDSQFVGVEGFITGLLDLLPASYYFRFQREISVALCCTLCFVIDLSMVTDGGMYVFQLFDYYSASGTTLLWQAFWECVVVAWVYGADRFMDDVACMIGYRPCPWMKWCWSFFTPLVCMGIFIFNVVYYEPLVYNNTYVYPWWGEAVGWGFALSSMLCVPLHLLGCLLRAKGTVAERWQHLTQPVWGLHHLEYRAQDSDVRGLTTLTPVSESSKVVVVESVM, from the exons ATGGCGAAGAAGAGCGCCGAGAACGGCATCTACAGCGTGTCCGGCGACGAGAAGAAGGGCCCCCTGATCGCGCCCGGGCCCGACGGGGCCCCGGCCAAGGGCGACGGCCCCGCGGGCCCGGGGGCGCCTGGCGGCCGCCTGGCCGTGCCGCCGCGCGAGACCTGGACGCGCCAGATGGACTTCATCATGTCGTGCGTGGGCTTCGCCGTGGGCCTTGGCAACGTGTGGCGCTTCCCCTACCTGTGCTACAAGAACGGCGGAG GTGTGTTCCTTATTCCCTACGTCCTGATCGCCCTGATCGGAGGAATCCCCATTTTCTTCTTGGAGATATCACTGGGCCAGTTCATGAAAGCCGGCAGCATCAATGTCTGGAACATCTGCCCCCTGTTCAAAG GCCTGGGCTACGCCTCCATGGTTATCGTCTTCTACTGCAACACCTACTACATCATGGTGCTGGCCTGGGGCTTCTACTACCTGGTGAAGTCCTTCACCACCACGCTGCCCTGGGCCACGTGTGGCCATACCTGGAACACTCCTGACTGTGTGGAGATCTTCCGCCACGAAGACTGTGCCAATGCCAGCCTGGCCAACCTCACATGTGACCAGCTTGCTGACCGCCGGTCCCCTGTCATCGAGTTCTGGGA gaacAAAGTCTTGCGGCTCTCTGGGGGGCTGGAGGTGCCAGGGGCCCTCAACTGGGAGGTGACCCTGTGTCTGCTGGCCTGCTGGGTGCTGGTCTACTTCTGTGTCTGGAAGGGGGTCAAGTCAACAGGAAAG ATCGTGTACTTCACGGCTACATTCCCCTATGTGGTCCTCGTTGTGCTGCTGGTGCGTGGAGTGCTGCTGCCTGGTGCCTTGGACGGCATCGTCTACTATCTCAAGCCTGACTGGTCGAAGCTGGCGTCCCCTCAG GTATGGATCGATGCCGGGacccagattttcttttcttacgCCATCGGCCTGGGGGCCCTCACGGCCCTGGGGAGCTACAATCGCTTCAACAACAACTGCTACAA ggacGCCATCATCCTTGCGCTCATCAACAGCGGGACCAGCTTCTTCGCTGGCTTTGTGGTCTTCTCCATCCTGGGCTTCATGGCCACAGAGCAGGGCGTGCACATCTCCAAGGTGGCAGAGTCAG ggcctggcctggccttcaTCGCCTATCCCCGGGCTGTCACGCTGATGCCTGTGGCCCCGCTCTGGGCTGCCCTGTTCTTCTTCATGCTGCTGCTTCTCGGCCTCGACAGCCAG TTTGTAGGTGTGGAAGGCTTCATCACCGGCCTGCTGGACCTCCTGCCGGCCTCCTACTACTTCCGTTTCCAAAGGGAGATCTCCGTGGCCCTCTGCTGTACCCTCTGCTTTGTCATCGACCTCTCCATGGTGACCGAT GGCGGGATGTATGTCTTCCAGCTGTTTGACTACTACTCAGCCAGTGGCACGACCTTGCTCTGGCAGGCCTTCTGGGAGTGCGTGGTGGTGGCCTGGGTGTATG GAGCTGACCGCTTCATGGACGATGTGGCCTGCATGATCGGGTACCGACCTTGCCCCTGGATGAAATGGTGCTGGTCTTTCTTCACCCCGCTGGTGTGCATG GGCATCTTCATCTTCAACGTGGTGTACTACGAGCCGCTGGTCTACAACAACACCTACGTGTACCCGTGGTGGGGCGAGGCCGTGGGCTGGGGCTTCGCGCTCTCCTCCATGCTGTGTGTGCCCCTTCACCTCCTAGGCTGCCTCCTCAGGGCCAAGGGGACCGTGGCTGAG CGCTGGCAGCACCTGACGCAGCCTGTCTGGGGCCTCCACCACTTGGAGTATAGAGCTCAGGACTCGGATGTCAGGGGCCTGACCACCCTGACCCCAGTGTCTGAGAGCagcaaggtggtggtggtggagagcgTCATGTGA
- the SLC6A8 gene encoding sodium- and chloride-dependent creatine transporter 1 isoform X3 — MAKKSAENGIYSVSGDEKKGPLIAPGPDGAPAKGDGPAGPGAPGGRLAVPPRETWTRQMDFIMSCVGFAVGLGNVWRFPYLCYKNGGGVFLIPYVLIALIGGIPIFFLEISLGQFMKAGSINVWNICPLFKGLGYASMVIVFYCNTYYIMVLAWGFYYLVKSFTTTLPWATCGHTWNTPDCVEIFRHEDCANASLANLTCDQLADRRSPVIEFWENKVLRLSGGLEVPGALNWEVTLCLLACWVLVYFCVWKGVKSTGKIVYFTATFPYVVLVVLLVRGVLLPGALDGIVYYLKPDWSKLASPQVWIDAGTQIFFSYAIGLGALTALGSYNRFNNNCYKDAIILALINSGTSFFAGFVVFSILGFMATEQGVHISKVAESGPGLAFIAYPRAVTLMPVAPLWAALFFFMLLLLGLDSQFVGVEGFITGLLDLLPASYYFRFQREISVALCCTLCFVIDLSMVTDGGMYVFQLFDYYSASGTTLLWQAFWECVVVAWVYGADRFMDDVACMIGYRPCPWMKWCWSFFTPLVCMRWQHLTQPVWGLHHLEYRAQDSDVRGLTTLTPVSESSKVVVVESVM; from the exons ATGGCGAAGAAGAGCGCCGAGAACGGCATCTACAGCGTGTCCGGCGACGAGAAGAAGGGCCCCCTGATCGCGCCCGGGCCCGACGGGGCCCCGGCCAAGGGCGACGGCCCCGCGGGCCCGGGGGCGCCTGGCGGCCGCCTGGCCGTGCCGCCGCGCGAGACCTGGACGCGCCAGATGGACTTCATCATGTCGTGCGTGGGCTTCGCCGTGGGCCTTGGCAACGTGTGGCGCTTCCCCTACCTGTGCTACAAGAACGGCGGAG GTGTGTTCCTTATTCCCTACGTCCTGATCGCCCTGATCGGAGGAATCCCCATTTTCTTCTTGGAGATATCACTGGGCCAGTTCATGAAAGCCGGCAGCATCAATGTCTGGAACATCTGCCCCCTGTTCAAAG GCCTGGGCTACGCCTCCATGGTTATCGTCTTCTACTGCAACACCTACTACATCATGGTGCTGGCCTGGGGCTTCTACTACCTGGTGAAGTCCTTCACCACCACGCTGCCCTGGGCCACGTGTGGCCATACCTGGAACACTCCTGACTGTGTGGAGATCTTCCGCCACGAAGACTGTGCCAATGCCAGCCTGGCCAACCTCACATGTGACCAGCTTGCTGACCGCCGGTCCCCTGTCATCGAGTTCTGGGA gaacAAAGTCTTGCGGCTCTCTGGGGGGCTGGAGGTGCCAGGGGCCCTCAACTGGGAGGTGACCCTGTGTCTGCTGGCCTGCTGGGTGCTGGTCTACTTCTGTGTCTGGAAGGGGGTCAAGTCAACAGGAAAG ATCGTGTACTTCACGGCTACATTCCCCTATGTGGTCCTCGTTGTGCTGCTGGTGCGTGGAGTGCTGCTGCCTGGTGCCTTGGACGGCATCGTCTACTATCTCAAGCCTGACTGGTCGAAGCTGGCGTCCCCTCAG GTATGGATCGATGCCGGGacccagattttcttttcttacgCCATCGGCCTGGGGGCCCTCACGGCCCTGGGGAGCTACAATCGCTTCAACAACAACTGCTACAA ggacGCCATCATCCTTGCGCTCATCAACAGCGGGACCAGCTTCTTCGCTGGCTTTGTGGTCTTCTCCATCCTGGGCTTCATGGCCACAGAGCAGGGCGTGCACATCTCCAAGGTGGCAGAGTCAG ggcctggcctggccttcaTCGCCTATCCCCGGGCTGTCACGCTGATGCCTGTGGCCCCGCTCTGGGCTGCCCTGTTCTTCTTCATGCTGCTGCTTCTCGGCCTCGACAGCCAG TTTGTAGGTGTGGAAGGCTTCATCACCGGCCTGCTGGACCTCCTGCCGGCCTCCTACTACTTCCGTTTCCAAAGGGAGATCTCCGTGGCCCTCTGCTGTACCCTCTGCTTTGTCATCGACCTCTCCATGGTGACCGAT GGCGGGATGTATGTCTTCCAGCTGTTTGACTACTACTCAGCCAGTGGCACGACCTTGCTCTGGCAGGCCTTCTGGGAGTGCGTGGTGGTGGCCTGGGTGTATG GAGCTGACCGCTTCATGGACGATGTGGCCTGCATGATCGGGTACCGACCTTGCCCCTGGATGAAATGGTGCTGGTCTTTCTTCACCCCGCTGGTGTGCATG CGCTGGCAGCACCTGACGCAGCCTGTCTGGGGCCTCCACCACTTGGAGTATAGAGCTCAGGACTCGGATGTCAGGGGCCTGACCACCCTGACCCCAGTGTCTGAGAGCagcaaggtggtggtggtggagagcgTCATGTGA
- the SLC6A8 gene encoding sodium- and chloride-dependent creatine transporter 1 isoform X4, producing MAKKSAENGIYSVSGDEKKGPLIAPGPDGAPAKGDGPAGPGAPGGRLAVPPRETWTRQMDFIMSCVGFAVGLGNVWRFPYLCYKNGGGVFLIPYVLIALIGGIPIFFLEISLGQFMKAGSINVWNICPLFKGLGYASMVIVFYCNTYYIMVLAWGFYYLVKSFTTTLPWATCGHTWNTPDCVEIFRHEDCANASLANLTCDQLADRRSPVIEFWENKVLRLSGGLEVPGALNWEVTLCLLACWVLVYFCVWKGVKSTGKIVYFTATFPYVVLVVLLVRGVLLPGALDGIVYYLKPDWSKLASPQVWIDAGTQIFFSYAIGLGALTALGSYNRFNNNCYKDAIILALINSGTSFFAGFVVFSILGFMATEQGVHISKVAESGPGLAFIAYPRAVTLMPVAPLWAALFFFMLLLLGLDSQFVGVEGFITGLLDLLPASYYFRFQREISVALCCTLCFVIDLSMVTDGGMYVFQLFDYYSASGTTLLWQAFWECVVVAWVYGHLHLQRGVLRAAGLQQHLRVPVVGRGRGLGLRALLHAVCAPSPPRLPPQGQGDRG from the exons ATGGCGAAGAAGAGCGCCGAGAACGGCATCTACAGCGTGTCCGGCGACGAGAAGAAGGGCCCCCTGATCGCGCCCGGGCCCGACGGGGCCCCGGCCAAGGGCGACGGCCCCGCGGGCCCGGGGGCGCCTGGCGGCCGCCTGGCCGTGCCGCCGCGCGAGACCTGGACGCGCCAGATGGACTTCATCATGTCGTGCGTGGGCTTCGCCGTGGGCCTTGGCAACGTGTGGCGCTTCCCCTACCTGTGCTACAAGAACGGCGGAG GTGTGTTCCTTATTCCCTACGTCCTGATCGCCCTGATCGGAGGAATCCCCATTTTCTTCTTGGAGATATCACTGGGCCAGTTCATGAAAGCCGGCAGCATCAATGTCTGGAACATCTGCCCCCTGTTCAAAG GCCTGGGCTACGCCTCCATGGTTATCGTCTTCTACTGCAACACCTACTACATCATGGTGCTGGCCTGGGGCTTCTACTACCTGGTGAAGTCCTTCACCACCACGCTGCCCTGGGCCACGTGTGGCCATACCTGGAACACTCCTGACTGTGTGGAGATCTTCCGCCACGAAGACTGTGCCAATGCCAGCCTGGCCAACCTCACATGTGACCAGCTTGCTGACCGCCGGTCCCCTGTCATCGAGTTCTGGGA gaacAAAGTCTTGCGGCTCTCTGGGGGGCTGGAGGTGCCAGGGGCCCTCAACTGGGAGGTGACCCTGTGTCTGCTGGCCTGCTGGGTGCTGGTCTACTTCTGTGTCTGGAAGGGGGTCAAGTCAACAGGAAAG ATCGTGTACTTCACGGCTACATTCCCCTATGTGGTCCTCGTTGTGCTGCTGGTGCGTGGAGTGCTGCTGCCTGGTGCCTTGGACGGCATCGTCTACTATCTCAAGCCTGACTGGTCGAAGCTGGCGTCCCCTCAG GTATGGATCGATGCCGGGacccagattttcttttcttacgCCATCGGCCTGGGGGCCCTCACGGCCCTGGGGAGCTACAATCGCTTCAACAACAACTGCTACAA ggacGCCATCATCCTTGCGCTCATCAACAGCGGGACCAGCTTCTTCGCTGGCTTTGTGGTCTTCTCCATCCTGGGCTTCATGGCCACAGAGCAGGGCGTGCACATCTCCAAGGTGGCAGAGTCAG ggcctggcctggccttcaTCGCCTATCCCCGGGCTGTCACGCTGATGCCTGTGGCCCCGCTCTGGGCTGCCCTGTTCTTCTTCATGCTGCTGCTTCTCGGCCTCGACAGCCAG TTTGTAGGTGTGGAAGGCTTCATCACCGGCCTGCTGGACCTCCTGCCGGCCTCCTACTACTTCCGTTTCCAAAGGGAGATCTCCGTGGCCCTCTGCTGTACCCTCTGCTTTGTCATCGACCTCTCCATGGTGACCGAT GGCGGGATGTATGTCTTCCAGCTGTTTGACTACTACTCAGCCAGTGGCACGACCTTGCTCTGGCAGGCCTTCTGGGAGTGCGTGGTGGTGGCCTGGGTGTATG GGCATCTTCATCTTCAACGTGGTGTACTACGAGCCGCTGGTCTACAACAACACCTACGTGTACCCGTGGTGGGGCGAGGCCGTGGGCTGGGGCTTCGCGCTCTCCTCCATGCTGTGTGTGCCCCTTCACCTCCTAGGCTGCCTCCTCAGGGCCAAGGGGACCGTGGCTGA